The proteins below come from a single Papaver somniferum cultivar HN1 chromosome 11, ASM357369v1, whole genome shotgun sequence genomic window:
- the LOC113324265 gene encoding uncharacterized protein LOC113324265, producing the protein MSKRCRKQKKFNEESIDESNGTVSVLPTEIVLGILSRLHFQTVFDCKLVSKKWRSLIVSTLPYFADMHLRFHRKLLRLDDDINSGADAGNDNTTDGSLGILFSIQFMNYDKYKVGVYYGNYHDDNKRFSYRESTSLLNHPQLNSNKKQSYSLVGSCNGLVCYRIPFSDKRGFYVCNPMTKEYVYLLEEKPFRSLKLSGFGYLPSSNEYKIVRIYSDGKIQVYTLGSGSGWRDKGEVKGDWVNSKVDKGVDIWSLKKMNGNNIDYTKEQVQCWTWSKEFSIEAKDWNWDMYDPFALTNSGKLLLLKKHRIPRGRHSAACKAFQLRP; encoded by the exons ATGTCGAAGAGATGTAgaaaacagaaaaagtttaacgAAGAGTCGATAGATGAAAGCAATGGAACTGTGAGTGTTCTACCAACAGAGATCGTATTAGGTATACTATCTCGTTTACATTTCCAAACAGTCTTTGACTGCAAACTAGTATCCAAAAAGTGGCGAAGTCTCATAGTTAGTACCCTTCCTTATTTTGCTGATATGCACTTGCGTTTTCATCGCAAGTTACTACGGCTTGATGATGATATCAATAGCGGTGCTGATGCTGGTAATGATAATACTACAGATGGGAGTTTGGGCATtcttttctcgattcaattcatgAATTATGATAAGTACAAGGTCGGAGTTTACTACGGGAACTACCACGACGACAATAAACGGTTTAGTTACAGGGAGTCGACATCCCTACTGAATCATCCTCAACTAAACAGCAATAAGAAACAAAGTTATTCTTTAGTTGGCTCGTGCAATGGTCTGGTTTGTTATCGTATACCCTTCTCTGATAAGCGTGGTTTCTACGTCTGCAATCCCATGACCAAAGAATATGTATATTTGCTTGAGGAAAAACCATTTCGTTCTCTGAAGCTAAGCGGATTCGGATACCTTCCTTCTTCAAATGAGTACAAGATTGTTAGAATCTACAGTGATGGGAAAATTCAAGTGTACACTCTCGGAAGTGGCAGTGGGTGGAGGGATAAAGGAGAAGTCAAAGGCGATTGGGTGAACTCAAAGGTAG ATAAAGGTGTGGATATATGGTCGTTAAAGAAGATGAACGGCAACAACATCGACTATACGAAAGAACAAGTTCAGTGTTGGACATGGAGCAAGGAGTTCAGTATAGAAGCTAAAGATTGGAACTGGGATATGTATGACCCGTTTGCCCTTACCAATAGCGGAAAACTTCTGTTGTTGAAGAAACACCGTATTCCACGGGGGCGTCACTCAGCAGCATGTAAAGCTTTCCAGTTACGACCCTAA